The Labilibaculum sp. sequence TCGTTCCTGATGTTTCCCAATCGTTTAAAAGTAAGTATGCACAAAAAGAAATAGCGAATCATATTAGAGCGATTCACTGGGGGGTAAATGAACTGAAAAAGTTTCCATTATCTGTTCGTTTGGTTAAAGAGGCACATAAAATCCTGTGTTCCGATCTTCCTGCCAAGGAAGAATTTGGAGGAAAGCTAAGATCTTTTTTTCATGCTCATGTGAATCCCTTTGAAGAGGAGTCGAATTATTCGCCACCCAATAAACATGAATTGAAAATATTAATTAATGATGGGAAAAAATTCTGGAGAAATGATGATTTGGAATTGCCACAGCTGATTAAAATGGCTATTTCTTTGTATCAATTTGAGAATATTCTGCCTTTTTTGGATGGAAATGGAAGAACTGCCCGAACTTTAATTTTGTTTGAAATTATAAGCTTAAAATTTGTTGCCCGTCCAATTTTCTGTCTATCCGTTTTCTTTGAAAAGAATCGTTTGGAATATTATCACCGTTTGAATCTAATACGTTCAAAAAATGATATTGAACAATGGATTAAATTTGTACTTACCGGAGTAAAGGAAACGGCTTTGCACAGTAAGAATCTTTTAGGAAATGTAGAAGCTCTTACCACGTATTATGAATCGATTATTGAAGAAAAATTGGGAAAAAAACGAAAGCAATCAGCCAAACAATTGCTTTCGGCGTTTTATTCGAATCCATTTATGTCGGTTGGTGATGTGAAGGAAAAATTGCAGCTAAGTTTTCAATCTGCGAACTTATTGGTAAAAGAGTTTGAGACGCATAACATACTTAAAGAATATGCCGGTGCCCGAAGAAATAGAGTTTTCTATTTGTGGGAATACTTAAATTTATTTGAGTTGTAATAAAGCCGGTAATACAAAAAAAGAGCTTGATTCACCTTTGAATCAAGCTCTTTGCTATTTGTCAGGTTTTTATTTTCCTAAAACTTCTTTCATTTTTTTGCCGATATCAGCAGGTGATTTTACTACATGAATTCCGGCAGCAGCCAAGGCTTTCATTTTTTCTTCGGCAGTTCCTTTACCACCGGCAATAATAGCACCGGCATGGCCCATTCTTTTCCCGGGAGGTGCAGTTTGACCAGCTATAAATGCAACAACTGGCTTGTCTACATGTTTCGCAATGTAAGCAGCAGCATCTTCTTCATCCGATCCGCCAATTTCACCAATTAAAACAATGGCTTCTGTTTTAGGATCATCATTTAAAAGTTTAACAGCATCAATGTGTTTGGTTCCAATAATTGGATCGCCTCCAATACCAATGGCAGTGGATTGTCCAAGTCCAGCTTCGCACAACTGATGAACAGCCTCGTAGGTTAATGTTCCAGAGCGGGAAATAATACCGATTGTACCAGGTTTGTGAATAAATCCCGGCATAATTCCGATTTTGGCTTCACCGGGTGTGATAACTCCCGGACAGTTAGGTCCAATCAGTGTTGTTTTAGGATATTTCTTTAGAAACTCATGAACTTTTAGCATATCCATGGTAGGAATGCCTTCGGTAATACAAACAACCAAAGCTATACCAGCTTCTGCCGCTTCCATAATGGCATCTGCAGCAAATGGTGGCGGAACAAAAATTACAGATGCATTTGCTCCGGTTTTTGCAGCAGCACCTTTCATGGTGTTGTAAATCGGAATTTTATCCATGAACAGCTGGCCACCTTTACCAGGAGTAACTCCAGCGACTACATTTGTTCCATATTCTATCATTTGCTGGGTATGGAAAGCCCCTTCGGAACCAGTGATTCCCTGAACTACCAGTTTAGTATTTTTATCAACTAATACACTCATTATGCTTTAATTGTTTTAAGGGTGGCTACTACTTTTTCAGCGGCATCTCGTAATTCTGTTGCTGCAATAATATTCATTCCTGATTCTTCCAAAAGTTTCTTACCTTCTTCAGCGTTGGTTCCCTGTAAGCGAACCACAATAGGCACTTTAGTATCGATATTTTTAATGGCTTCAATAACTCCTTTTGCAACACGGTCGCAACGCACAATACCACCAAAAATATTGATCAAAACTGCTTTTACACTTCCATCAGAAAGAATAATTCGAAAGCCTTTTTCAACTGTTTCTGCAGAAGCAGCACCTCCAACATCAAGGAAATTAGCCGGTTCACCACCTGTTAGTTTGATAATATCCATGGTTCCCATTGCCAGTCCGGCGCCGTTTACCATACAGCCAATATTTCCATCCAGTTTAATGTAATTTAAGCCTGACCTGCCTGCTTCTATTTCCAAAGGCTCCTCTTCATCTAAATCACGAAGAGCAGTAATGTCTTTGTGACGATACAATGCATTATCATCAAAATTAGCTTTTGCATCCAAGGCAATTACATAACCTTCTTTGGTTACTACCAATGGGTTGATTTCAAAAATTGAAGCATCAGTACCAATATATGCGTTGTAAAGAGCCATTAGGAATTTAACCCCATTTTTAAAAGCATCTCCAGTTAAGCCGAGAGAAAACGCCATTTGTCTGGCTTGAAATGCTTGTAAGCCAACAGCGGTATCAACGGCAACTTTTACAATTTTCTCAGGAGTTTCCTCTGCAACTTTTTCGATTTCCATTCCCCCTTCGGTTGATACCATAAAGGTAACTTTTGAGGTCGCACGGTCCATTACAATTCCGGCATACAACTCACGATCAATATTCGAAGC is a genomic window containing:
- a CDS encoding Fic family protein; translated protein: MSVKLNKKIGGDFVYQSFKEGYKSVTPSLINRSFEWNDKQINILLESAMLELGELNAYSKFFPGIDNHIPLFIAQEVIASNLIEGNKSDLYQAFVPDVSQSFKSKYAQKEIANHIRAIHWGVNELKKFPLSVRLVKEAHKILCSDLPAKEEFGGKLRSFFHAHVNPFEEESNYSPPNKHELKILINDGKKFWRNDDLELPQLIKMAISLYQFENILPFLDGNGRTARTLILFEIISLKFVARPIFCLSVFFEKNRLEYYHRLNLIRSKNDIEQWIKFVLTGVKETALHSKNLLGNVEALTTYYESIIEEKLGKKRKQSAKQLLSAFYSNPFMSVGDVKEKLQLSFQSANLLVKEFETHNILKEYAGARRNRVFYLWEYLNLFEL
- the sucD gene encoding succinate--CoA ligase subunit alpha, with protein sequence MSVLVDKNTKLVVQGITGSEGAFHTQQMIEYGTNVVAGVTPGKGGQLFMDKIPIYNTMKGAAAKTGANASVIFVPPPFAADAIMEAAEAGIALVVCITEGIPTMDMLKVHEFLKKYPKTTLIGPNCPGVITPGEAKIGIMPGFIHKPGTIGIISRSGTLTYEAVHQLCEAGLGQSTAIGIGGDPIIGTKHIDAVKLLNDDPKTEAIVLIGEIGGSDEEDAAAYIAKHVDKPVVAFIAGQTAPPGKRMGHAGAIIAGGKGTAEEKMKALAAAGIHVVKSPADIGKKMKEVLGK
- the sucC gene encoding ADP-forming succinate--CoA ligase subunit beta; amino-acid sequence: MKIHEYQAKEILRSFGVPVPESKIAFSVQEAEKAAAEIGLPVVVKAQIHAGGRGKGGGVKFAPTAQDVTRYANDILGMTLITHQTGPEGNLVKKVLIEAASNIDRELYAGIVMDRATSKVTFMVSTEGGMEIEKVAEETPEKIVKVAVDTAVGLQAFQARQMAFSLGLTGDAFKNGVKFLMALYNAYIGTDASIFEINPLVVTKEGYVIALDAKANFDDNALYRHKDITALRDLDEEEPLEIEAGRSGLNYIKLDGNIGCMVNGAGLAMGTMDIIKLTGGEPANFLDVGGAASAETVEKGFRIILSDGSVKAVLINIFGGIVRCDRVAKGVIEAIKNIDTKVPIVVRLQGTNAEEGKKLLEESGMNIIAATELRDAAEKVVATLKTIKA